A portion of the Candidatus Binataceae bacterium genome contains these proteins:
- a CDS encoding acyl-CoA reductase, whose protein sequence is MNSIASPSGTCRRQRPPSPSDGASPEPSGRGSEAAAAIDAAAERLRGVVRCAPSRVAAALAANAELWRARAFASRRETVATIAATSGMAPALLDESLDALLAPLSRAALETRAAEVPSTSRLYGFVMAGNVAGAGIHELCAALLAGARVIVKPASAEPVFFANFIGTLRDIDARVGALAEPVQFGRSDTAAMRALWARCDGGIVAYGDDASIAALGAAREDRAYLGFPSRLSGALVMADVVAAPAAADAVAAALARDVTLFEQRGCLSPHHVFVAGRAGAGAARGLAARLARALEVLARRLPPARLPLEAAAAIRAQRERVRWRALALRGAAPASPTPDDEAVALWEGDGLGWTAIYDRDAGFCPSPGYRTVVVSWLEDLAELGSRLGAVAGRLEAFALVAPPNQRKELASTLRALGVWYVCEPGQMQSPPLDWPHGGDAFIEMLRDAAR, encoded by the coding sequence ATGAATTCCATTGCATCGCCGTCCGGCACATGCCGGCGCCAGCGGCCGCCGAGCCCTTCTGATGGCGCTTCGCCTGAGCCGTCGGGGCGCGGCAGCGAAGCAGCCGCCGCGATAGATGCTGCCGCCGAGCGGCTGCGAGGCGTCGTGCGATGCGCACCGTCGCGTGTAGCCGCGGCGCTCGCTGCCAACGCCGAGCTGTGGCGCGCGCGCGCGTTTGCGTCGCGGCGCGAAACCGTCGCGACCATCGCCGCGACGTCCGGTATGGCGCCGGCCCTGCTCGATGAGTCGCTCGATGCGCTGCTCGCGCCGCTGAGCCGCGCGGCGCTTGAGACGCGAGCGGCCGAGGTGCCTTCGACCTCGCGCTTGTATGGCTTCGTGATGGCGGGCAACGTGGCGGGAGCGGGAATCCACGAGCTGTGCGCCGCGCTACTGGCCGGTGCGCGCGTGATCGTCAAGCCGGCGAGCGCGGAGCCGGTCTTTTTCGCAAATTTTATCGGCACGCTGCGCGACATCGATGCTCGGGTGGGCGCGTTGGCCGAACCGGTGCAATTCGGTCGCAGTGATACCGCCGCGATGCGTGCGCTGTGGGCGCGGTGCGATGGAGGCATCGTCGCCTACGGCGATGACGCCTCCATCGCTGCCCTCGGCGCGGCGCGTGAGGACCGCGCCTACCTCGGCTTCCCAAGTCGGCTGAGCGGCGCGCTGGTGATGGCCGATGTGGTCGCGGCGCCGGCGGCCGCCGACGCGGTGGCGGCCGCGCTGGCGCGCGACGTGACGTTGTTCGAGCAGCGGGGATGCCTCTCGCCGCATCACGTCTTCGTCGCGGGCCGGGCAGGCGCGGGCGCGGCGCGTGGCTTGGCCGCGCGCCTCGCCCGCGCGCTGGAGGTGCTGGCGCGCCGGTTGCCGCCGGCGCGCCTCCCGCTCGAGGCGGCGGCGGCGATTCGCGCGCAGCGCGAGCGCGTGCGTTGGCGCGCGCTCGCGCTGCGCGGCGCGGCTCCCGCCTCGCCGACGCCGGACGACGAGGCCGTCGCCCTATGGGAGGGCGACGGCCTCGGATGGACCGCCATCTACGACCGCGACGCCGGTTTTTGTCCGTCGCCCGGTTACCGCACCGTCGTTGTGAGCTGGCTTGAAGACCTCGCTGAGCTGGGCTCGCGCCTGGGTGCGGTCGCGGGTCGGCTGGAGGCATTTGCGCTCGTTGCGCCTCCAAACCAGCGTAAGGAGCTCGCCTCGACGCTCCGTGCCTTGGGCGTCTGGTACGTCTGCGAGCCCGGGCAGATGCAGTCGCCGCCACTGGATTGGCCGCATGGCGGCGACGCCTTCATCGAGATGTTGCGGGACGCCGCACGATGA
- a CDS encoding aminotransferase class III-fold pyridoxal phosphate-dependent enzyme has translation MSELREAFLRHLAQTSPLPIGLEIARAEGSWLYTRDGRRYLDLIAGIGVAALGHGHPAVLEAIARQARRHLHVMVYGEYVIETQVRLAERLANLLPSGLGRVYFTNSGAEAIEGALKAARKHTGRARSIAFDGAYHGDTLMALALMGNPAFRAPFEPLPGPVSHLPYGDIAALEAIDSTVAAVVIEPVQAEGGVRIPSVEFMRALRERCDRTGALLIFDEVLTGFGRTGRLFAMEHFGLVPDIVVLAKALGGGLPLGAFCGSDQIIGALADNPPLGHITTFGGHPLSCAAGLAALEVIVDERLWEQASAIGDRLGRGLRHLVSSRLAEVRTIGALLGIEFATAAAAQSFTHAALARGVVVNWTLNAECVVRLAPPLTMSAQEADFAIETMSAALEASRAIGKASG, from the coding sequence ATGAGCGAGTTGCGCGAGGCTTTTCTTCGCCATCTGGCTCAGACTTCGCCGCTGCCTATCGGCCTGGAAATCGCGCGCGCGGAGGGTTCCTGGCTCTATACCAGGGACGGGCGCCGCTATCTCGATTTGATCGCGGGCATCGGCGTGGCCGCCCTGGGCCACGGCCATCCTGCGGTGCTCGAAGCGATCGCGAGGCAGGCGCGCCGCCATCTACACGTGATGGTTTATGGCGAGTACGTGATCGAGACCCAGGTGCGGCTAGCCGAGCGACTGGCTAACCTGCTGCCGTCGGGGCTCGGCCGCGTGTACTTCACCAACAGCGGAGCGGAGGCAATCGAGGGCGCGCTCAAGGCTGCGCGCAAACACACCGGCCGTGCGCGCTCGATCGCCTTCGACGGCGCTTACCACGGCGACACGCTGATGGCGCTCGCGCTGATGGGAAATCCGGCGTTCCGCGCGCCGTTCGAGCCGCTGCCCGGTCCTGTCAGCCATCTACCGTACGGCGACATCGCCGCGCTGGAGGCGATCGATTCGACCGTTGCGGCAGTGGTCATCGAGCCTGTGCAGGCCGAGGGGGGTGTGCGGATTCCGTCGGTTGAGTTCATGCGCGCGTTGCGTGAACGATGCGATCGGACGGGCGCGCTGCTGATATTCGACGAAGTTCTCACCGGATTCGGCCGCACCGGGCGGCTGTTTGCGATGGAGCATTTTGGCCTCGTGCCTGATATCGTGGTGCTGGCCAAAGCGCTCGGGGGCGGGCTGCCGCTGGGGGCGTTCTGCGGAAGCGACCAGATTATCGGCGCGCTCGCCGACAATCCGCCGCTGGGCCATATCACGACCTTCGGCGGCCATCCGCTGTCCTGCGCCGCCGGCCTCGCCGCACTGGAGGTTATTGTCGATGAACGGCTGTGGGAGCAAGCGAGCGCGATCGGGGATCGGCTGGGACGCGGCTTGCGGCATCTAGTTAGCTCGAGGTTGGCCGAAGTGCGCACAATCGGCGCACTGCTGGGGATTGAGTTCGCCACGGCGGCCGCGGCGCAGAGCTTCACGCACGCGGCGCTGGCGCGCGGCGTAGTCGTCAACTGGACGCTCAACGCGGAGTGCGTGGTCAGGTTGGCGCCGCCGCTCACGATGAGCGCGCAGGAGGCGGATTTCGCCATCGAGACGATGAGCGCTGCGCTTGAAGCATCTCGCGCCATCGGCAAAGCTAGTGGGTGA
- a CDS encoding HAMP domain-containing sensor histidine kinase, with protein MATAQVVAAKEPGAEQPQTGAVLAPRRPVAADRRVLLEIDHDAEAISTLKVAGPIAILFMLAYAVLYTLLGGGRRPLTVYHYAAFALITAFFGITWLREFRKRWKVWTLLCCVVLIALFIKIASLERNFELAFIAIVLCPFATAAFVMWGPRWQALLNLGCLALFAAAALAVPYRDEYTLYRWLGFIAALVLSWFTALFLDRYRGKLRAQMEQLAAAAKFRERQIGTMTHDIRNPLATLVGLVTLLEEDELSEKETAHLLARVGSTARALDLLVKNVLDMYLLEEDNLTPHPRIVDPNTIVQEVADVYGREARLKGLRMRTELGGMPRGSLDPLHLERIVANLLSNAVQRTETGEVVLRTFLSGDKVIMEVQDTGQQLSSEQFAHLFERPVQDRQGMGSSAWKLYIARALTETNGGQVSARSHVNRGLTLIAELPFWES; from the coding sequence ATGGCCACAGCCCAGGTTGTTGCAGCCAAAGAGCCCGGCGCCGAGCAGCCGCAGACCGGGGCCGTACTGGCACCGCGCCGCCCGGTCGCCGCCGACCGCCGCGTACTGCTCGAAATCGACCACGACGCCGAGGCCATCAGCACGCTGAAGGTCGCGGGACCGATCGCGATCCTCTTCATGCTGGCTTATGCCGTGCTGTACACCCTGCTCGGCGGCGGACGCCGTCCGTTGACGGTCTATCACTACGCGGCTTTCGCGCTGATCACAGCGTTCTTCGGAATCACCTGGCTCAGGGAATTTCGCAAGCGCTGGAAGGTCTGGACGCTGCTGTGCTGTGTCGTCCTGATCGCGTTGTTCATCAAGATCGCTTCGCTCGAACGCAACTTCGAGTTGGCGTTTATCGCGATCGTGCTGTGCCCGTTTGCAACCGCCGCCTTCGTGATGTGGGGGCCGCGCTGGCAGGCGCTGCTGAATCTCGGATGCCTGGCGCTGTTTGCCGCCGCGGCGCTCGCGGTTCCCTACCGCGATGAGTACACGCTCTACCGATGGCTCGGCTTCATCGCGGCGCTCGTCCTGTCGTGGTTCACGGCGTTGTTCCTCGATCGCTACCGCGGCAAGTTGCGCGCGCAGATGGAACAGTTGGCGGCGGCGGCCAAGTTCCGCGAGCGCCAGATCGGCACCATGACCCACGACATCCGCAACCCGCTCGCGACTCTGGTCGGGCTGGTTACGCTGCTCGAAGAGGACGAGCTCAGCGAAAAGGAAACCGCCCATCTGCTGGCTCGCGTCGGCTCCACCGCGCGCGCGCTGGACCTGCTGGTCAAGAACGTCCTCGACATGTACTTGCTTGAGGAGGACAACCTGACGCCCCATCCGCGGATCGTCGATCCCAACACCATCGTGCAGGAGGTCGCCGACGTTTACGGGCGTGAGGCGCGGCTCAAGGGGCTGCGGATGCGCACCGAGCTGGGCGGGATGCCGCGCGGCAGCCTCGACCCGCTGCATCTGGAGCGAATCGTCGCCAATTTGCTGAGCAATGCGGTCCAGCGCACTGAGACCGGCGAGGTCGTCCTACGCACCTTCCTTAGCGGGGATAAGGTAATAATGGAAGTCCAGGACACCGGCCAGCAGCTCAGCAGCGAGCAGTTCGCCCATCTTTTCGAGCGTCCGGTGCAGGATCGCCAGGGCATGGGCTCCTCGGCCTGGAAGCTCTACATCGCGCGCGCGCTGACCGAGACCAACGGTGGACAGGTGAGCGCGCGCTCGCACGTCAATCGTGGCCTGACACTGATCGCCGAGCTTCCGTTCTGGGAATCCTGA
- a CDS encoding 4Fe-4S dicluster domain-containing protein, giving the protein MRYGFVIDQNRCIGCHACTVACKEEHNVAVGVFRTWVKYIEKGAFPDVSRHFGVMRCNHCEAAPCVEICPTRALFRRDNGIVDFDNSRCIGCKSCMQACPYDALYIDPNTETAAKCNFCAHRVERGLEPACVIVCPTQAIMTGDLDDPQSRVSRIVATQKVAARKPHKGTRPKLFYVGIDGDLLQPSMMRPEASAMWADHNPAGDERPPTDEDGSAVPGGARIVYDVARAAPWGAIPAAYLWTKSIAAGALLVAAILLGWSGGASATTLLAVASPLVALGFLAITVVLLIVDLTQPWRFYYLLTRPNPRSWLVWGTWILIIYGALGAAWLACGLLLNSIPPMLALISALFAICAACYTAFLFAQAKGRELWQSPVFVWHLLVQALIGGAAIVVVAGVTLGADDTSVFLGARILAGALALGLVMVLVELALPAMSEDFRRAADLISRGALSARFWLAVVGLGTIVPLVLIGVGLGWRSPAPIAAAALLGLAGLWVFENIWIKAGQAVPLS; this is encoded by the coding sequence GTGCGTTACGGCTTTGTGATCGACCAGAACCGCTGCATCGGATGCCACGCGTGCACGGTCGCCTGCAAGGAAGAACATAACGTCGCCGTCGGCGTCTTCCGCACCTGGGTCAAATACATCGAGAAGGGCGCCTTTCCCGACGTGAGCCGCCACTTCGGCGTGATGCGCTGCAACCATTGCGAGGCGGCGCCGTGCGTCGAGATCTGCCCGACCCGCGCGCTGTTCCGGCGCGACAACGGGATCGTCGATTTCGACAACAGCCGCTGCATCGGATGCAAATCCTGCATGCAGGCCTGCCCCTACGACGCGCTCTACATCGACCCCAACACCGAGACCGCCGCCAAGTGCAACTTCTGCGCGCATCGCGTCGAGCGCGGGCTGGAGCCCGCCTGTGTCATCGTATGCCCGACCCAGGCGATCATGACCGGCGACCTCGATGACCCGCAAAGCCGAGTCAGTCGCATCGTCGCGACCCAGAAGGTCGCCGCGCGCAAGCCGCATAAGGGCACCCGGCCCAAGCTCTTTTATGTCGGTATCGATGGTGACCTCTTGCAGCCTTCAATGATGCGGCCCGAGGCGAGCGCGATGTGGGCCGACCATAACCCGGCGGGCGACGAACGCCCGCCCACCGACGAAGACGGCTCCGCGGTCCCGGGCGGCGCGCGAATCGTGTACGACGTCGCGCGCGCGGCGCCATGGGGCGCAATTCCGGCCGCCTACCTGTGGACCAAGTCGATCGCCGCCGGCGCGCTACTGGTTGCGGCGATACTGCTCGGATGGAGCGGCGGCGCGAGCGCCACGACGCTGCTCGCAGTCGCAAGCCCGCTTGTGGCCCTGGGCTTTCTCGCAATCACGGTTGTCCTGCTGATCGTCGACCTCACGCAGCCGTGGCGATTCTACTATCTGCTCACCCGACCGAACCCGCGGTCATGGCTGGTGTGGGGCACCTGGATCCTGATCATCTACGGCGCGCTCGGCGCGGCATGGCTCGCGTGCGGCCTGCTGCTCAATTCGATTCCGCCGATGCTGGCGCTCATAAGCGCGCTCTTCGCGATTTGCGCCGCGTGCTACACCGCGTTCCTGTTCGCACAGGCCAAGGGGCGCGAGCTCTGGCAGAGCCCCGTGTTCGTCTGGCACCTGCTGGTGCAGGCTCTGATCGGCGGCGCGGCGATTGTGGTCGTGGCCGGTGTTACGCTCGGCGCTGACGACACGTCGGTTTTCCTCGGCGCGCGCATCCTAGCCGGCGCCCTCGCGCTCGGGCTGGTGATGGTCCTGGTCGAGCTCGCGCTGCCGGCGATGAGCGAGGACTTTCGCCGGGCCGCGGACCTGATCTCGCGCGGCGCGCTCAGCGCGCGCTTTTGGCTGGCGGTCGTCGGGCTCGGGACGATCGTGCCATTGGTTCTTATCGGGGTAGGACTGGGATGGCGCAGCCCCGCGCCGATCGCCGCCGCCGCGCTGCTCGGCCTTGCCGGGCTGTGGGTGTTCGAAAATATCTGGATCAAGGCGGGCCAGGCGGTGCCGCTGAGCTAG